A single region of the Strigops habroptila isolate Jane chromosome 3, bStrHab1.2.pri, whole genome shotgun sequence genome encodes:
- the TRABD gene encoding traB domain-containing protein isoform X1, with the protein MSSSDAPEDGPKETSSVSQNITDADAFKILLEMKIKKRQKKPTLPSTVTELDTEDGSKVYVVGTAHFSDSSKKDVVKTIQDVQPDVVVVELCQYRVSMLKMDEKTLLKEAKEINLEKLQQAIKQNGVMSGLMQMLLLKVSAHITEQLGMAPGGEFREAFKEASKVPFCKFHLGDRPIPVTFKRAIAALSFWQKVKLAWGLCFLSDPISKDDVEKCKQKDLLEQMMAEMIGEFPDLHRTIVSERDIYLTYMLKQAAKQIELPRASENEPTKYIPAVVVGVVGMGHVPGIEKNWNSDLNIQEIMSVPPPSASNKIFKLVIKATVFGLMGYGCYRIGQRTVQFILSMPAAQNYLQKLTEIRSHH; encoded by the exons ATGTCTTCCTCTGATGCACCAGAAGATGGCCCAAAGGAAACGTCAAGTGTATCGCAGAATATCA CTGATGcagatgcatttaaaattctCCTGGAGATGAAGAtaaagaagaggcagaaaaagcctACTTTACCAAGCACTGTGACTGAGCTTGACACCGAGGATGGTTCTAAAGTATATGTGGTTGGAACGGCCCActtcagtgacagcagcaaaaaggaTGTAGTAAAG ACAATACAAGACGTGCAGCCTGATGTAGTTGTGGTGGAACTATGCCAGTACAGAGTTTCTATGTTAAAAATGGATGAGAAAACATTACTAAAAGAagccaaagaaataaatctggaaaaactTCAACAAGCTATAAAGCAG AATGGGGTCATGTCTGGATTGatgcaaatgctgcttctgaaggtCTCTGCTCACATCACAGAACAGCTGGGAATGGCCCCAGGAGGAGAATTCAGAGAGGCTTTCAAAGAG GCCAGTAAAGTACCTTTCTGTAAATTCCATCTTGGAGACCGACCCATCCCTGTTACATTTAAGAGAGCAATTGCTGCACTTTCTTTCTGGCAAAAAGTCAAGCTTGCCTGGGGCCTTTGCTTCTTATCTGACCCAATCAG TAAAGATGATGTGgagaaatgcaaacagaaggATTTACTGGAGCAGATGATGGCAGAAATGATTGGAGAATTCCCTGATCTTCATCGAACGATTGTCTCTGAACGAGATATTTACTTGACCTACATGCTgaagcaagcagcaaagcagataGAACTACCTCGAGCTTCAGAAA ATGAACCTACAAAATATATCCCAGCTGTTGTAGTTGGTGTTGTTGGGATGGGTCACGTACCTGGAATCGAAAAGAACTGGAACTCTGATTTAAACATCCAGGAAATAATGAG TGTGCCTCCTCCATCAGCTTCAAATAAGATTTTCAAACTTGTCATAAAAGCAACAGTTTTTGGACTGATGGGATACGGCTGCTACCGAATAGGTCAAAGGACAGTGCAGTTTATTCTCTCAatgccagcagcacagaactATCTTCAGAAGCTGACAGAAATAAGGTCTCATCATTGA
- the TRABD gene encoding traB domain-containing protein isoform X2, with protein MKIKKRQKKPTLPSTVTELDTEDGSKVYVVGTAHFSDSSKKDVVKTIQDVQPDVVVVELCQYRVSMLKMDEKTLLKEAKEINLEKLQQAIKQNGVMSGLMQMLLLKVSAHITEQLGMAPGGEFREAFKEASKVPFCKFHLGDRPIPVTFKRAIAALSFWQKVKLAWGLCFLSDPISKDDVEKCKQKDLLEQMMAEMIGEFPDLHRTIVSERDIYLTYMLKQAAKQIELPRASENEPTKYIPAVVVGVVGMGHVPGIEKNWNSDLNIQEIMSVPPPSASNKIFKLVIKATVFGLMGYGCYRIGQRTVQFILSMPAAQNYLQKLTEIRSHH; from the exons ATGAAGAtaaagaagaggcagaaaaagcctACTTTACCAAGCACTGTGACTGAGCTTGACACCGAGGATGGTTCTAAAGTATATGTGGTTGGAACGGCCCActtcagtgacagcagcaaaaaggaTGTAGTAAAG ACAATACAAGACGTGCAGCCTGATGTAGTTGTGGTGGAACTATGCCAGTACAGAGTTTCTATGTTAAAAATGGATGAGAAAACATTACTAAAAGAagccaaagaaataaatctggaaaaactTCAACAAGCTATAAAGCAG AATGGGGTCATGTCTGGATTGatgcaaatgctgcttctgaaggtCTCTGCTCACATCACAGAACAGCTGGGAATGGCCCCAGGAGGAGAATTCAGAGAGGCTTTCAAAGAG GCCAGTAAAGTACCTTTCTGTAAATTCCATCTTGGAGACCGACCCATCCCTGTTACATTTAAGAGAGCAATTGCTGCACTTTCTTTCTGGCAAAAAGTCAAGCTTGCCTGGGGCCTTTGCTTCTTATCTGACCCAATCAG TAAAGATGATGTGgagaaatgcaaacagaaggATTTACTGGAGCAGATGATGGCAGAAATGATTGGAGAATTCCCTGATCTTCATCGAACGATTGTCTCTGAACGAGATATTTACTTGACCTACATGCTgaagcaagcagcaaagcagataGAACTACCTCGAGCTTCAGAAA ATGAACCTACAAAATATATCCCAGCTGTTGTAGTTGGTGTTGTTGGGATGGGTCACGTACCTGGAATCGAAAAGAACTGGAACTCTGATTTAAACATCCAGGAAATAATGAG TGTGCCTCCTCCATCAGCTTCAAATAAGATTTTCAAACTTGTCATAAAAGCAACAGTTTTTGGACTGATGGGATACGGCTGCTACCGAATAGGTCAAAGGACAGTGCAGTTTATTCTCTCAatgccagcagcacagaactATCTTCAGAAGCTGACAGAAATAAGGTCTCATCATTGA